The window ATGCGGGGGCCCGTTGAAGGGCTACAAGTGCCATCCGGCCAAACCTTAGCCCTAGTCGGGGGAGAACTCAACCTAGCCGGAGGCACATTAACCGCAGAAGATGGACGCATTGACTTAATTGCCGGGGGAAATGGAGCCGTTAACCTCAACCTGGAGCAAAATCAACTCACCGCTACCCCCTTCTCCCTTGCCACATCCGGAGATATCACCCTTTCGGCCATCTCAGTCGCTGATACCAGTGGTCAGGGAGGGGGAGACCTGCAAGCCTACGGACGCAACATTACCCTCGCTCAAGGCTCCCTCTTTCTCAGTCTCACCGAAGGCAACCAACCCGGAGGCACTCTCACCGTCACCGCGACAGACTCCGTAACCGTGACTGGGGGAATCTCCAGAGGCTTCGTCACCAGCGCCATTCTCACTGAAACCCTCGCCCAAGGTTCTGCGGGCAACATTACTGTCACTGCACCCCGAATTAACATTACCAATGGAGCGCAGATTTCCGCCTCTAGCTTGAGTCCAGGATTAGGAGGCAACATTACCCTCAACGCTCCAGAATCCTTAAATGTCTCTGGAACAACTCCCTTTGGGGTTCCTGGTGGCATCTTTGCCGCTACCTTGGGGTTTGGTAAAGGGGGAAATCTAAACATCACTACCGGGCAATTGCGCTTACAAGAAGGAGCGGTCATTTCTACTGCAACCTTCATTGACAACCAACCAGCCGGAGATATTACCATTGGCGCGAGATCTATTTTGATTGACAGTGGGGCGCAAATTTCCGCCAGCACCAGGGGAACGGGAGATGCTGGAAATCTGATTATCGGTGCATCGGATGGGATTTTGATCTCTGGGGGAACCCAAGATAACCCCAGTGGCATTTTTTCCCAAGTAAACTTTACACCCTTGGAAGAACTTGAAGCCCCCCCTAGTGGAGCGATTCGGTTTATTCCTGGCCCCAATCGGGAGCGAGTTCCCGTGATTCCCGCGACTGGACGGGGGGGGAGATGTGCAGGTGAATACCCGGTTCCTCACCTTAGAGAATGGGGGGACTATTTCCGCCGGAACGTTTGGGGGAGGGCCAGGGGGAAGACTAACGGTCAATGCTTGGGAACAGCTACGGGTCAGGGGAAGTACGGCTGATAATCAAAGTCCGAGCGCTATTGTGGCTTTAACTCTGGGGGAGCAGCCCGCAGGGGATATTACGGTACTGACTCGGCGGTTAGACCTAGAGAGTGGGGGACAAGTGACAGCCTCGACGCGGGGGCCGGGACAGGGGGGAACGTTGCGGGTGACGGCTTCGGAATCGGTGAATTTGAGTGGTATTGCTGCCGATGGTCGCCCGACCCGGATGACGGTACGCACGGAGGGGCCGGGAAATGCGGGGGATTTGATTATCGGGACGGAACGGTTGACGGTGAATAATGGGGCGGAAATTAATGTGAATGGGATTTTACGCGATCGTGCGGGTAATATTCTTACTAATTTACCGTTAGGGGGAGCGGGGGATATTTTGATTACTGTGCCTGAAGTGCGCTTAAATGGGGGACAAATTACGGCGAATACAACTTCGGGCGCTCAGGGTAATATTTTTCTCAATGGTGAAGATATCCGCTTGCGGGAGGGTAGTCAGATTGTGACGAATGCCTTCGGAGAATCCACGGGCGGTAATATTAATATCAATACGGATCTGTTAACTGCTCTGGAAAATAGCGATATTAGCGCCAATGCGGAGCAAAACTTTGGCGGTCGCGTAACGATTACGGCTCAAGGGATTTATGGGACGGAGTTTCGCAATCAGTTAACCCCAGAGAGTGATATTACGGCAACATCGGCATTGGGGCCCCAGTTTAGCGGCATTGTCGAGATTAATACCCCAGATATCGATCCGGCTCAGAATACGACGGATTTGCCCCAGGCAGTTGAAACACCGCAGGGAATTGTACCCATTTGTCGTCCGGAGGCTCAAATGCGTTCTGGGGAGCGCGAATTAACCGTTGAAGGACGCGGTTTACCCCCCAACCCCACTCAACCGGTGAATCCCGGTTCTGTAGAGGTGGAGATGATTGAAGAAGTAACTCCTTCAAGAGAATTTGAAGAATTTGAAGGGCGATCGCCTCTACCAACCCAGAGCAATTTAACAACCTCTCGCCCTCAGTTACCCATCGCCACCGGATGGGTTATTAA of the Roseofilum capinflatum BLCC-M114 genome contains:
- a CDS encoding filamentous hemagglutinin N-terminal domain-containing protein, with the translated sequence MTQPWKTLLPLILSIWPTLAHAQIVPDRTLPQNTTVTTPQNNLWLINGGTPQGSNLFHSFDQFSLPTNTQALFNNAPNISNIFSRVTGANPSTINGLIRANGTANLFLLNPNGILFGPNASLNIGGSFLATTANRIDFADGTSFSATPSQTQPLLTVSVPTQIHLSENPAPIIVEGQGHNLSINPQNGVVMRGPVEGLQVPSGQTLALVGGELNLAGGTLTAEDGRIDLIAGGNGAVNLNLEQNQLTATPFSLATSGDITLSAISVADTSGQGGGDLQAYGRNITLAQGSLFLSLTEGNQPGGTLTVTATDSVTVTGGISRGFVTSAILTETLAQGSAGNITVTAPRINITNGAQISASSLSPGLGGNITLNAPESLNVSGTTPFGVPGGIFAATLGFGKGGNLNITTGQLRLQEGAVISTATFIDNQPAGDITIGARSILIDSGAQISASTRGTGDAGNLIIGASDGILISGGTQDNPSGIFSQVNFTPLEELEAPPSGAIRFIPGPNRERVPVIPATGRGGRCAGEYPVPHLREWGDYFRRNVWGRARGKTNGQCLGTATGQGKYG